The Carcharodon carcharias isolate sCarCar2 chromosome 23, sCarCar2.pri, whole genome shotgun sequence genome has a window encoding:
- the fzd2 gene encoding frizzled-2: MHFNVFLGGLLLTLWLLPSNFLRVRGQFQGERGISIPDHGFCQPISIPLCTDIAYNQTIMPNLLGHTNQEDAGLEVHQFYPLVKVQCSPELKFFLCSMYAPVCTVLEQAIPPCRSICERARQGCEALMNKFGFQWPERLRCENFPVHGTEQLCVGQNHSEEGSPTTVPTVPIQELGTPKPPPYNREQPFHCPRALKVPSYLNYKFLGEKECAAPCEPSKSNGYMFFNDEEIKFARIWILIWSSLCCASTLFTVTTYLVDMQRFRYPERPIIFLSGCYTMVSIAYIAGFILEDKVVCNEKFAEDTYKTVVQGTKKEGCTILFMMLYFFSMASSIWWVILSLTWFLAAGMKWGHEAIEANSQYFHLAAWAVPAVKTITILAMGQIDGDLLSGVCFVGLNSIDPLRGFVLAPLFVYLFIGTSFLLAGFVSLFRIRTIMKHDGTKTEKLEKLMVRIGVFSVLYTVPATIVIACYFYEQAFREQWEKSWISQTCKSYAIPCPIHYYPRMTPDFTVYMIKYLMTLIVGITSGFWIWSGKTLHSWRKFYTRLTNSKHGETTV, encoded by the coding sequence ATGCATTTCAACGTGTTCCTGGGCGGACTGCTGCTGACTCTCTGGCTGCTCCCCTCCAACTTTCTGAGAGTGCGGGGGCAGTtccagggggagagggggatttCCATCCCGGACCACGGCTTCTGCCAGCCCATCTCCATCCCGCTGTGCACGGACATCGCCTACAACCAGACCATCATGCCCAACTTGCTAGGGCACACCAACCAGGAGGACGCCGGACTGGAGGTGCACCAGTTCTACCCGCTGGTCAAGGTGCAGTGTTCCCCCGAGCTGAAGTTTTTCCTGTGCTCCATGTACGCCCCGGTGTGCACGGTGCTGGAGCAGGCGATCCCGCCCTGTCGCTCCATCTGCGAGCGAGCCAGGCAGGGTTGCGAGGCTCTGATGAACAAGTTCGGCTTCCAGTGGCCGGAGCGGCTCCGCTGCGAGAACTTCCCGGTGCACGGCACCGAACAGCTGTGCGTGGGCCAGAACCACTCGGAGGAGGGCAGCCCCACCACCGTGCCCACCGTGCCCATCCAGGAGCTGGGCACCCCCAAGCCCCCTCCCTACAACCGCGAGCAGCCCTTCCACTGCCCCCGGGCCCTCAAGGTGCCCTCGTACCTCAACTACAAATTCCTGGGGGAGAAGGAGTGCGCTGCGCCCTGCGAGCCCTCCAAGAGCAACGGCTACATGTTCTTCAACGACGAGGAGATCAAGTTCGCCCGCATCTGGATCCTCATCTGGTCCTCCCTGTGCTGCGCGTCCACCCTCTTCACCGTCACCACTTACCTGGTGGACATGCAGCGGTTCCGCTACCCCGAGCGACCCATCATCTTCCTGTCGGGCTGCTACACCATGGTTTCCATCGCCTACATCGCCGGCTTCATCCTGGAGGACAAGGTGGTGTGCAACGAGAAGTTTGCCGAGGACACCTACAAGACGGTGGTGCAGGGCACCAAGAAGGAAGGTTGCACCATCCTCTTCATGATGCTCTACTTCTTCAGCATGGCCAGCTCCATCTGGTGGGTCATCCTGTCCCTCACCTGGTTCCTGGCCGCCGGCATGAAGTGGGGCCACGAAGCCATCGAGGCCAACTCCCAGTACTTCCACCTGGCTGCCTGGGCGGTGCCAGCGGTGaagaccatcaccatcctggcCATGGGGCAGATCGACGGGGACCTGCTGAGCGGCGTGTGTTTCGTGGGCTTGAACAGCATCGACCCGCTGCGGGGTTTCGTGCTGGCTCCGCTCTTCGTCTACCTCTTCATCGGCACCTCCTTCCTGCTGGCGGGCTTCGTCTCCCTCTTCCGAATCCGCACCATCATGAAGCACGACGGCACCAAGACCGAGAAGCTGGAGAAGCTGATGGTAAGGATCGGCGTGTTCAGTGTGCTCTACACCGTGCCCGCCACCATCGTCATCGCCTGCTACTTCTACGAGCAGGCGTTCAGGGAGCAGTGGGAAAAAAGCTGGATCAGCCAGACTTGCAAAAGCTACGCCATCCCCTGCCCCATTCATTACTACCCCAGGATGACTCCAGACTTCACTGTGTACATGATCAAATATCTCATGACCCTCATCGTGGGCATTACGTCTGGCTTTTGGATCTGGTCGGGTAAGACTCTACACTCGTGGCGCAAGTTCTACACCAGGCTCACCAACAGCAAACACGGAGAGACAACCGTGTGA